The Megalops cyprinoides isolate fMegCyp1 chromosome 12, fMegCyp1.pri, whole genome shotgun sequence genome contains a region encoding:
- the mrpl33 gene encoding 39S ribosomal protein L33, mitochondrial: MFLTTVNLAKSKSKTILIQMVSAAGTGYRFNTKKNRLREKLVLRKHDPIVNKHVLFIEKKKIRSI; the protein is encoded by the exons ATGTTTCTCACAACGGTAAACC TGGCAAAGAGCAAATCCAA gaCCATCCTGATACAGATGGTGAGTGCGGCTGGGACAGGCTACCGGTTCAACACCAAAAAGAACCGCCTGAGGGAGAAGCTGGTGCTGCGGAAGCATGACCCCATAG tgaacaaGCATGTTCTCTTCATTGAGAAGAAGAAGATCCGATCCATCTAA